A region of Mycolicibacterium brumae DNA encodes the following proteins:
- a CDS encoding PE-PPE domain-containing protein, with product MRHHAYRFAAAAVAAVTALALAAPAQAGAVAQPDWMPTLDNDDVVVSVPGTGDAGGADQLGRSRDIGLFGTDPANWPPVRIIDYPAAFGFTIGPVLIPIVGTGTFNGSTDIGSAKAVAAAENHQGNGRVVLNGYSQSAPIAMNAAHLLRLRGTPDEKIMVVVGADSRFPNTGVENVLPSFLPGMLTNGDRDPADLGDAEVYSYCVRGDATCGVGNPLADPLGTLFYLAPGFYLHANMNDDLNDFTEVRRWSSKDGCLANCGNTTYVVYDGGNPWAMMLRDNGVPVPREVDYVISILVPVPEPGVRQKFAGVDVPTPRELQESASKLLGLTVPTSDPDRNAKVRDRLVADATRDDSTPAPPRGQLRTAVTSAANAFSTARRDLKAAVRELAPPKLRDGVAKIQNAVEQRLTDRRQQRAERPRLVERVKATASTQGENNP from the coding sequence ATGCGCCATCACGCCTACCGGTTCGCCGCGGCGGCCGTCGCGGCCGTCACCGCGCTCGCACTGGCGGCGCCCGCCCAGGCCGGCGCCGTCGCCCAGCCGGACTGGATGCCGACGTTGGACAACGACGACGTCGTCGTATCGGTCCCCGGCACCGGGGACGCCGGCGGCGCCGACCAACTCGGCCGCAGCCGTGACATCGGCCTGTTCGGGACCGACCCGGCGAACTGGCCGCCGGTGCGGATCATCGACTACCCGGCGGCGTTCGGGTTCACCATCGGCCCGGTGCTGATCCCGATCGTGGGGACCGGCACCTTCAACGGCTCCACCGACATCGGCTCCGCCAAGGCCGTCGCGGCGGCAGAGAATCACCAGGGCAACGGCCGGGTGGTGCTCAACGGCTATTCGCAGAGCGCCCCGATCGCGATGAACGCCGCCCACCTGCTGCGACTGCGCGGCACACCCGACGAGAAGATCATGGTGGTGGTCGGCGCGGACTCCCGCTTCCCGAACACCGGGGTGGAGAACGTCCTGCCCAGCTTCCTGCCCGGCATGCTCACCAACGGGGACCGCGATCCGGCCGACCTCGGCGACGCGGAGGTGTACTCCTACTGCGTGCGCGGCGACGCGACCTGCGGCGTCGGAAACCCGCTGGCCGACCCGCTCGGCACGCTGTTCTACCTGGCGCCCGGCTTCTACCTGCACGCCAATATGAACGACGACCTCAACGACTTCACCGAGGTCCGGCGCTGGAGCAGCAAGGACGGCTGCCTCGCCAACTGCGGGAACACCACCTACGTCGTCTACGACGGCGGAAACCCGTGGGCGATGATGCTGCGCGACAACGGCGTGCCGGTGCCGCGCGAGGTCGATTACGTCATCAGCATCCTGGTTCCGGTGCCCGAGCCCGGGGTGCGGCAGAAGTTCGCCGGGGTCGACGTGCCCACCCCGCGGGAGCTGCAGGAATCGGCGAGCAAGCTGCTCGGGCTCACCGTTCCGACCAGCGACCCGGACCGCAACGCCAAGGTGCGGGACCGGCTCGTCGCCGACGCCACGCGCGATGACTCGACACCGGCGCCCCCGCGCGGGCAACTGCGCACCGCGGTGACCTCGGCGGCGAACGCGTTCTCGACAGCACGGCGTGATCTCAAGGCCGCGGTGCGCGAACTCGCGCCGCCGAAACTGCGCGACGGCGTCGCCAAGATTCAGAACGCGGTCGAGCAGCGGCTGACTGATCGGCGCCAGCAACGCGCCGAGCGGCCCCGGTTGGTCGAGCGGGTCAAGGCGACGGCTTCTACTCAGGGTGAGAACAACCCGTGA
- a CDS encoding LLM class flavin-dependent oxidoreductase: MTIQLHWFLPTYGDSREIVGGGHGTAAGAARRDRDASIDYLASIVRAAETFGFTGALIPTGAWCEDAFVTASLLARETSTLAFLVALRPGLISPTLSAQMAATFARHEPGRILLNVVVGGEAHEQRSYGDFIDKDSRYRRCDEFLEVVRGLWAGETVSYDGEHIRVQEAALATLPNPAPPLYFGGSSPAAGPVAARHADVYLTWGEPPEAVAAKIAWIRELAEAQGRQIRFGIRLHTISRDSSEAAWAEAGRLLDALDDEVVAKAQAGLGRSESEGQRRMLALHESHRADGSWNDARALEIAPNLWAGVGLVRGGAGTALVGSHTEVADRIAEYADAGIDEFIFSGYPHLEELYWFGEGVVPILTERGLFKEATA; the protein is encoded by the coding sequence ATGACCATCCAGTTGCACTGGTTCCTGCCCACTTACGGTGACAGTCGCGAGATCGTCGGCGGCGGCCACGGCACCGCCGCCGGCGCGGCGAGGCGCGACCGCGACGCCTCCATCGACTACCTCGCCTCGATCGTGCGGGCCGCCGAGACGTTCGGGTTCACCGGGGCATTGATCCCGACCGGCGCCTGGTGCGAGGACGCGTTCGTCACCGCCTCGCTGCTGGCCAGGGAGACCAGCACCCTGGCGTTCCTGGTGGCGCTGCGGCCGGGGCTGATCAGCCCGACGCTGTCGGCGCAGATGGCCGCCACCTTCGCCCGGCACGAGCCGGGCCGGATCCTGCTCAACGTCGTCGTCGGCGGCGAGGCGCACGAGCAGCGCAGCTACGGCGATTTCATCGACAAGGACTCCCGCTACCGGCGCTGCGACGAATTCCTGGAGGTGGTTCGCGGGCTGTGGGCCGGAGAGACCGTCAGCTACGACGGCGAGCACATCCGGGTGCAGGAGGCCGCGTTGGCCACACTGCCGAATCCAGCGCCGCCGCTGTACTTCGGCGGCAGTTCCCCCGCCGCCGGCCCGGTCGCCGCCCGGCACGCCGATGTGTACCTGACCTGGGGCGAACCACCGGAGGCGGTGGCCGCCAAGATCGCCTGGATCCGCGAACTCGCCGAGGCCCAGGGCCGCCAGATCCGGTTCGGCATCCGGCTGCACACCATCTCCCGGGACAGTTCCGAGGCGGCCTGGGCCGAGGCCGGCCGGCTGCTCGACGCCCTGGACGACGAAGTCGTCGCCAAAGCCCAGGCCGGGCTGGGCCGCAGCGAATCCGAGGGGCAGCGCCGGATGCTGGCGCTACACGAGTCCCACCGCGCCGACGGCAGCTGGAACGACGCCCGCGCGCTGGAGATCGCGCCGAACCTGTGGGCCGGGGTCGGGCTGGTCCGGGGTGGAGCGGGCACCGCGCTGGTCGGCAGTCACACCGAGGTCGCCGACCGGATCGCCGAGTACGCCGACGCCGGTATCGACGAGTTCATCTTCTCCGGTTACCCGCACCTGGAAGAGCTGTACTGGTTCGGCGAAGGCGTCGTGCCGATCCTCACCGAACGCGGACTGTTCAAGGAGGCGACCGCATGA
- a CDS encoding ABC transporter permease, which translates to MTTLTAHAVAVSRRAGRPRTLSAEASSNLRHWAVRVAALVGFLLAWWAVTAAGLIQPLYLPAPGEVWQAFVRANTWHQVAPGVPREVLGEQNYFLWEHLIASLQRIFIGVAAAIVFGVALGFLMGSSKWISTIVEPYLNFLRALPPLGYFSLLIVWFGIGDTSKVWLLFLAAFPAITVATLAGVTGVKRDYVNAARALGANHSQVTRRVVLPAATPDIINGIRLAVGFAWTTVVAAELNNGIPGIGGLAYVAGTQLRTPLVIACIVVIGITALLLDSAIKWLGNIAAPWKGHV; encoded by the coding sequence ATGACCACCCTGACCGCCCACGCCGTCGCGGTGAGCCGCCGCGCCGGCCGCCCGCGCACTCTCAGCGCCGAAGCATCGTCGAACCTGCGGCATTGGGCCGTGCGGGTCGCCGCGCTGGTCGGTTTCCTGCTGGCCTGGTGGGCGGTCACCGCCGCCGGCCTCATCCAACCGCTCTACCTGCCCGCCCCCGGCGAAGTCTGGCAGGCCTTCGTCCGCGCCAACACCTGGCACCAAGTCGCCCCCGGCGTCCCCCGCGAGGTGCTCGGCGAACAGAACTACTTCCTCTGGGAACACCTCATCGCCAGCCTGCAACGCATCTTCATCGGCGTCGCCGCAGCCATCGTCTTCGGCGTCGCCCTCGGCTTCCTGATGGGCTCCTCGAAATGGATCTCCACCATCGTCGAGCCGTACCTGAACTTCCTGCGGGCGCTGCCGCCGCTGGGCTACTTCAGCCTGCTGATCGTCTGGTTCGGCATCGGCGACACCTCCAAAGTTTGGCTGCTGTTCCTGGCCGCCTTCCCCGCCATCACCGTCGCCACCCTGGCCGGAGTGACCGGCGTCAAACGCGACTACGTCAACGCCGCCCGCGCCCTGGGCGCCAATCACTCCCAGGTCACTCGCCGGGTGGTGCTGCCGGCCGCGACGCCGGACATCATCAATGGCATCCGGCTGGCCGTCGGGTTCGCCTGGACCACCGTGGTGGCCGCCGAACTCAACAACGGCATCCCCGGCATCGGCGGACTGGCCTACGTCGCCGGAACCCAACTACGCACCCCACTGGTCATCGCCTGCAT